Below is a genomic region from Triticum dicoccoides isolate Atlit2015 ecotype Zavitan chromosome 5A, WEW_v2.0, whole genome shotgun sequence.
GTCTTTGAATAGTTTGCAAAGTGATCGATTCACCTGCTGGAAGACGTTTTCCTTGGGGGCGACCGGGGTATCCTTGGTGTACTGTGCAGCGGTGTCCTGGACATGCTGGGCGGCCTCGGTGGACTTCTCCTTGGTGGCATCGGCAGTCTCGGTGGCCGTCTTCTTGACAGCGTCAGTCTTGTCGCCGAAAAAGCTGCCTGTCTGGTCTTTGCCCTCGACGGCGTGATCCTTACCGGCTTCCACCGTCTCGGACGCCTTCCCCATGGCCTCGCCGCCCATCTTTTTAGCCGCCTCGGTAGTCTCGGAGGCAGCCTTCGTGACAGCCTCGCTTTTCTCACCAAGGAAGGCCCCGGTCTGGTCTTTTGCCTCGACGGCGCGGTCTTGAATGGTCTGCCCCGTCTCGGACGCCGTCTTGGTGGCGTCGCCGGACTTCTCTTGAAACCAACCAGACATTTTTGAAGTTGATGGAGTGTTGGTACGTACTAATTTGTGGTGTTCTTTCCTTGTGCTTGTGGTGGAGAGACGTGTGTTCTTCCTTTATATAGGCCATTTGCCCCATAGCCGAGGTTGATACTGAAGAGAATACATCGCTTTCCAAGTATGTTGGCATTATATGAGATATTTTTGTAGCAAGGGTATCTCATTGTGGCCACTTGTCCACTCAGCTGTATATACGCACAACGGTATGTCGGCACAACACATTCACGTAAGACCTGTCCATTAAAATGTGCATTTAAGACATTTTTCTGGAGTCATGCCATACTTCCTGTGATTGTGTCTCTTTTCGTCTTGACCTTTGTGAATGTGTCAGTTTCAATGTTGTGTCTTAGATGTGATTTTTTTCTGAAAGGATTTACACGTGATATATAATGAATTCATGTAGTAGCATGTTTGATCAGTACAGATGTTGTTGGAAAACTTGAAAGTCGGCAGCTCATTTGTAGGCAAAAACCAACACAACATATTCTTTTGATAATACAGGTTTTTACTCATTTGTCGTCGGAACTCAAGTTCAACTATCCGATATCAGTGTGGAAAACTAGCTTGGGGAGGGCCAAACCAATGAAACACAAAGCTAATACACTGCTTTAGCAGAAGTACTCACTGTTCTAGTGAAAAAAAATAGCATGCTGACCTGGGCCCGGGGCTGGCTGGCACCCCTTGTCTCCACCACTCTCCGCCTTTGCATACGAGAAGTCGAGAATGCACATGGTCAAACAAACAAAAATTGAGTTTAGCTTaccaaagcaaaactctaaaatttaaactattcatatAAAGTGGCCTTGGTCAAGCCCATATATTGGATCGGACAAATTCACACCACACACGTGTCTAAGTCGGCCGATGTTGCCTTGTGCGGGTTGTTGTGACGGTTCTAGCCGGGTTTTGCTAATTAACCAGGCAACTGTTCTTCTTTATTAATGAGATGAGGTAAAAATTTTGCCTCCGTTTCGCAAATCTCCCCTCCAGCATTGCCAAAAAACGTGAATCTGCACATGTGCAACCTCTTCATATATCGGATCCACAAAGACCAAGCATGGTGCAGATACATGCATAAGAATATAACAATAGTGGAGAATAAAACTCCTGCAAAAAGCGGCATCATTTTTGTATGGCTATAACATTTAGCAAGGCCCACCACCTCAACCAAAAATTGAGCCCTTTAGCTTGGCATCCGAGCCATGCAGCTAGCTAGTGGTCGACATGGATCGCCGACGTCTCCCGGCACCCACGCGTTCCGTGAATTCTGGGCGTAGCACAGGACAACATGTGGATGGCATTTGCATGGTCGACATGGAGGGCCGACGTGGGAGGCATCCTCTCGTCTCCCGGCACCACTCGTTCGCGTTGGCCGTTATCGGTCCGGAATCATGGTGAGACAGGAACGGGCCACTTGGACGTGGCGTCGCGTACACGTCGCCGACGTGACTGCAGCCAGCTCGTTCTGGCCAAGGTGGCCCAACTCCAAATGGCCCATGTCCGCGTGGTTCGTGAGGACAGTACAAGGCAAGGGATTTAGGATAATAGCAAGCTTATAGCACATTCATATGGCACTCCGGTCTATGCGAAAGAGAGAGATGAACTCTACACGAGCTCCCGATTAACTGGGAGCACGATTCAACCAACACGAAAATTATAACGAACTTACACACAAAGATCGTACACCCTTTTTCATAAACAAAAATCGTACATCCCCTGTACTCTAAATTACGGAAAAAGGCTTTCGCTCcattttataaataaagcaaaccaccgAGCACAAAGTCAACATGGTACACACACACATAACGCCACTGTAGGCAAGGTCCAACACACACGCACATTAACACTACCCAAGGTTCAGCGATgggcacatcacaacaagcccaacACAGAAATGAAGGATGCACAACACATaaacggtggtggtggcggcggcggcggcgagggagaagaTCTAATCCGGCTCTGGTGGTCGTGGGGAAAGCGGTGGAGCCATCCGGAGAGCCATCGCGCGAAGCTgggtgatgatgaaggtgatggcaTCTCTCTCcctggggcggctaagcggccgccaaagctgcaagtaaccagacCATTTGAACAAAAGCGTCAGTAGCGCGACGAAGAGGGACATGTTGAATCACAAGCTTATTCCTAATAGTCCACAACGTCCAAGCTAGCACCCCGATGGTCAACCACCAAATGTGGCGAGACGCGGGTGGTAACGCCTGAAGTTCGGCGAATAGAGCGGGGAAGTTGGTGTGATCCCATCTTCTACCCACTACTTTGCGGAAACAGCTCCAGAGGAACTGCGCGGACGTACGGATGAACAAGATATGGTTCGTATCCTCTTCAGGCCTGCAGAGCGGGCATCGCCCATCACCGGACCTCAACGCCGGACGGAAGGCGGCCGTGAATCCATTGCCACAAGAAAAACCTAATCTTCAAGGGGAGCCGGATCGCCCAGATGGTGGTGGGAGCCTCAGGGCCCGGCGAAGGGGCTATGGCCTGGTAGAGAGATTTAGAGGAGAATTGTCCAGATGGCTCTAGCCGCCACCTGGTGCGGTCCTCTCCAATCTCCAGATCCGTCGTGCAAAGCAATGCAGTCAAGCAGGTCCTGCCACGCATCATTTTTCGCCGGTCCAAAAGGTCTCCAGAAGCGAggtgccctaagtcaataagggccaccACTATAGAAATTCGCGGATCAACCGCGATGGAGAATAGATCAGGGAAGCGAGCCATGAAGGGGGAGTCCCCAGCCCATCTATCGAACCAAAACAGCGTGGCGGTGCCAGATCCAACCACAATCGAGGTCCCGATGCGAAGGACCGGGAGGAGCTGAATAATGGATTGCTAGAACTGGGATCCACCGGATCGCTGGCAGAAGGCGAGTGGCTGACCACAGAGGTATTTCTGCTGAATGATGCGCCTGTACCCTAAATTACACGTACCGCTTCAGCAAAACCACCAAATAAATAAAGAACTGAGAATTCAAAGCCTAGTACTCGTGCTCCAAAAACCATACATAGGTTATGGATAAAAATTATTGATTTACCTGATATAAAACTGCAGGTATTTTTCCTTATCATACCTTTATAAGAGAAAACAAAGTTTTGTTGATTTACTCGGAGAGTTAAAATCATCTAAAGCCATTCAGAAAGTGCACACCAGGCAGAGGAGGCTTCACCTGGTCTTGACACGCCACCTCTTAGGTATGATGTTTGGCATCTTCACATCCACGGTTTAATGAAGAGAAAACACTTTAATAACTAATGTGAAGAACACTAGGTTGTGACAGTCACATATAGAAAGAGAACCATAGAGGCAAGGTGCGGAGTTTTACGAGGGATTTATAGGTTGCTTAACATTGATTGGCCAGGGATTGATCAAGACGCACGGGCCCACCATGAAATTCAGAgggaggtggggggggggggtagaatgTGCCCGTACGTGTAGCATTATTGCTAATTATACAACgcaagtactcccttcgtccgaaaaagcttgtccctcaaatggatgtaggtTGCCCCAAGTTAATGGTAGATACCATACATCCATTTAAGGGACAAGCTTGAGACAAGGTTTTTCAGACAGAAGGTGGACAATTAATTAGCTTCTAGAGCACTGACCCATTAACCACGTAATAGTACAACCGACCTCTAAAGCAAACATTTAGATATATACACAAGGGCCCCAATTTCATTCAAAGTTTATCATTTTTGTCTCAAAAGATGTCATAGCATGCTCGAGTGCAACAATGCAAAAGAAGACTACAAAGAGGCGACCACATTGCTCTATTTTCTGCCAGACAT
It encodes:
- the LOC119304035 gene encoding ABA-inducible protein PHV A1-like is translated as MSGWFQEKSGDATKTASETGQTIQDRAVEAKDQTGAFLGEKSEAVTKAASETTEAAKKMGGEAMGKASETVEAGKDHAVEGKDQTGSFFGDKTDAVKKTATETADATKEKSTEAAQHVQDTAAQYTKDTPVAPKENVFQQAGGNMVGAATDAKDAVMNTLGMGGDK